From Corynebacterium sp. BD556, the proteins below share one genomic window:
- a CDS encoding carbohydrate ABC transporter permease, which translates to MAQRKNRGGVKGASTSANVLGYLALALTVAVIMVPMYFIVITSLKTYQDVYSDPISFWPRPLVPENYSYVWQTSSFSSYLRNSVIITLILTVVKVVLGVLSAYAFAFLRFPGRDLLFLLVVSALMVPNQITIISNYALVASMGWRNTYIGVILPLAGVAFGTFLMRNHFRSLPAEILEAARMDGAGFFSTLFRVVLPMSWPTLSAFTLITVVNEWNEYLWPFLITDTPRAATLPVGLTRLQDAEGLTNWAPVMAGTVLTTLPMIIVFLLLQKPMIKGLTAGAVKG; encoded by the coding sequence ATGGCGCAGCGGAAAAACCGGGGCGGGGTGAAAGGGGCGTCGACAAGCGCGAACGTGCTCGGCTACCTTGCGCTGGCCCTGACGGTGGCCGTCATCATGGTGCCGATGTACTTCATCGTGATCACATCCCTCAAGACCTACCAAGACGTCTACTCGGACCCGATCTCATTTTGGCCGCGCCCCCTGGTGCCCGAGAACTACTCCTACGTGTGGCAGACCTCCAGCTTCTCCAGTTACCTGCGCAACTCGGTAATCATCACCCTCATTCTCACCGTGGTCAAAGTCGTCCTCGGCGTCCTCTCAGCCTACGCTTTCGCCTTCCTGCGCTTCCCCGGACGCGACCTACTTTTCCTGCTCGTCGTTTCGGCGCTGATGGTGCCCAACCAAATCACCATCATTTCCAACTACGCCTTAGTTGCCTCGATGGGATGGCGCAACACCTACATCGGCGTCATCCTGCCGCTGGCCGGTGTCGCCTTCGGCACCTTCCTCATGCGCAACCACTTCCGCTCGCTGCCCGCAGAGATCCTCGAAGCGGCGCGCATGGACGGAGCAGGCTTTTTCAGCACCCTGTTCCGCGTTGTGCTGCCCATGTCGTGGCCCACCCTTTCAGCGTTCACGCTGATCACAGTGGTCAACGAGTGGAACGAATACCTCTGGCCCTTCCTCATCACCGACACCCCGCGAGCGGCGACGCTGCCGGTGGGTCTGACCCGCCTGCAAGACGCCGAGGGCCTGACCAACTGGGCGCCGGTGATGGCAGGAACCGTCCTGACTACCTTGCCCATGATCATCGTTTTCCTGCTCCTGCAAAAACCGATGATCAAGGGCTTGACCGCTGGCGCCGTCAAAGGTTAG
- a CDS encoding DUF5926 family protein — translation MAKKNRKKQENLPEGMSRRQAKLAARAAEREKFQKDPRPYGGLAAEADLIALQEFVPSATAELEVKETTVNLVTVLPGAGAALVRTEEQGGGRFVALQVASRSRNPGRDLAYALNWVLNAAPGETLQSTVADGNQPELSTLISTTATLDITSHHDFSWWFPEGTQVPPEIQQALGRANEAVIPSHQVEADVPGSVWWVNPGGGKAHIRWVRPEENENQMLSALARIAARGNLHLGEGTKFAGAFRTHGVVVPVWDLDPAVDFATYEEALVELNKQIEAEYSNPEQLTAEERKQLDNIKSRQVTI, via the coding sequence ATGGCCAAGAAGAACCGCAAGAAGCAGGAGAACCTGCCCGAAGGCATGAGCCGCCGCCAGGCGAAACTTGCCGCCCGCGCCGCCGAGCGCGAGAAGTTTCAAAAAGACCCCCGCCCGTACGGCGGTCTTGCCGCCGAAGCCGACCTCATCGCGCTGCAGGAGTTCGTCCCCTCAGCAACCGCCGAGCTGGAGGTCAAGGAAACAACGGTCAACCTGGTCACTGTTTTGCCCGGCGCGGGTGCCGCATTGGTCCGCACCGAGGAACAGGGAGGGGGGCGCTTCGTCGCCCTGCAAGTCGCTTCGCGCTCCCGCAACCCCGGACGTGACCTCGCCTATGCCCTGAACTGGGTGCTAAACGCAGCGCCGGGTGAGACTTTGCAATCCACCGTCGCCGACGGCAATCAGCCTGAGCTGTCCACGCTCATCAGCACCACCGCGACTCTCGACATCACCTCCCACCATGACTTTTCGTGGTGGTTTCCCGAGGGCACGCAGGTCCCACCCGAGATTCAACAGGCACTCGGGCGCGCCAACGAGGCCGTCATCCCCTCCCATCAGGTCGAGGCCGACGTGCCTGGCTCCGTGTGGTGGGTCAACCCGGGCGGCGGTAAGGCACACATCCGGTGGGTGCGCCCGGAGGAAAACGAAAACCAGATGCTTTCCGCCTTGGCCCGCATCGCAGCACGCGGCAATTTGCACCTCGGTGAGGGCACCAAATTCGCCGGAGCCTTCCGCACCCACGGCGTTGTCGTGCCGGTGTGGGACCTGGACCCGGCTGTAGACTTTGCCACCTACGAGGAAGCCCTCGTGGAGCTGAACAAACAGATTGAGGCTGAGTATTCCAATCCGGAGCAGCTCACCGCCGAGGAACGCAAGCAGCTCGACAACATCAAGTCCCGCCAGGTCACCATCTAA
- a CDS encoding carbohydrate ABC transporter permease, with the protein MGGQRIPAVNAPLSVPTGTLRSSTRTQWRDVGLAALLVGPNLLLLGLFTYRPLVDNIRISFFNWNISSPTMTFIGLDNYISWFQAPETSRVVFNTVVFTAAAVIGSMVIGLALAVLLDRKLFGRAAVRSIAFAPYVIAGAAIGVAFQFVFDPKYGLIQYFLGLVGLDSPNFYQNQNWALFMITTTYVWKSVGYVFVIYLAALQARRTDLDEASEIDGTPPARHFFRVILPQLRGTTFFLLITVLLNSFQVFDMIKAMTNGGPFGYGTSTMVFQVYQETFVNGRAGYGAAVATIMFLVVLIFTVAQLKLQERLEK; encoded by the coding sequence ATGGGTGGGCAGAGGATCCCCGCGGTCAACGCCCCGCTGAGCGTCCCCACCGGGACCCTCCGCTCATCCACGCGCACCCAGTGGCGCGACGTCGGCCTGGCAGCGCTGCTGGTTGGGCCGAACCTGCTCCTTCTGGGCCTGTTCACCTACCGCCCGTTGGTGGACAATATCCGGATCTCCTTTTTCAACTGGAACATCTCCTCGCCGACAATGACATTTATCGGCCTGGACAACTACATTTCCTGGTTCCAGGCCCCGGAAACGTCGCGGGTGGTGTTTAACACCGTCGTGTTTACGGCCGCCGCCGTCATCGGCTCCATGGTCATCGGGCTGGCGCTGGCCGTACTCCTTGACCGTAAACTTTTCGGCCGCGCCGCGGTGCGCTCCATCGCTTTTGCCCCCTACGTCATCGCAGGTGCGGCGATCGGCGTGGCCTTCCAATTCGTCTTCGACCCCAAGTACGGACTCATCCAGTACTTCCTTGGCCTGGTCGGACTTGATTCGCCGAACTTCTACCAGAACCAGAACTGGGCGTTGTTCATGATCACCACAACCTATGTGTGGAAAAGCGTCGGCTACGTCTTTGTCATTTACCTGGCCGCCCTTCAGGCCCGCCGCACAGACCTCGACGAAGCATCAGAGATTGACGGCACACCGCCGGCGCGCCACTTCTTCCGAGTGATCCTGCCGCAACTACGAGGCACGACCTTCTTCCTGCTGATCACCGTCCTGCTCAACTCCTTTCAAGTCTTCGACATGATTAAGGCGATGACCAACGGCGGGCCCTTCGGCTACGGCACATCCACCATGGTTTTCCAGGTGTACCAGGAAACCTTCGTCAACGGTCGCGCTGGTTACGGAGCCGCAGTAGCCACCATCATGTTTCTGGTGGTGCTCATTTTCACGGTGGCCCAGCTCAAACTGCAAGAAAGGCTGGAGAAGTAA
- a CDS encoding glycerophosphodiester phosphodiesterase family protein — MTTLLGKTGTNRTNTSKNPKIVAHRGATGTHPELTFSAFKEALEMDIHGIECDVRLTRDGRVIVFHDPVLGRTSDGRGRISAHDFDYLRTLNLGTHENPERIMLLEELLELMQDYPDKHIYIETKHPTRYGPEIDEQTLRLLAYAGMRDCERVHLISFSHRAMRYFTEFAPELETFYLFRLREKKWNRKNYMFSRPYGVGPAISHLQARRELLGYRGMKTYTWTVNKAKDMLWCRDNGVDVMATDEPGLALETFARAALAQQSVR; from the coding sequence GTGACAACACTGCTGGGCAAAACAGGGACCAACCGCACCAACACTTCAAAAAACCCCAAAATCGTCGCCCACCGCGGGGCAACGGGGACCCACCCGGAACTGACCTTCAGCGCCTTCAAAGAAGCACTCGAGATGGACATCCACGGCATTGAATGTGATGTCCGCCTCACCCGCGACGGCCGGGTCATCGTCTTCCACGACCCCGTGCTCGGCCGCACCAGCGACGGACGTGGACGCATCTCCGCCCACGACTTCGACTACCTCCGCACCCTGAACCTGGGCACCCACGAAAACCCGGAACGGATCATGCTGCTCGAAGAACTGCTCGAGCTCATGCAGGACTACCCCGACAAACACATCTACATCGAAACCAAACACCCCACCCGCTACGGCCCGGAGATCGACGAACAGACCCTGCGCCTGCTGGCGTACGCAGGAATGCGCGACTGTGAACGCGTCCACTTAATTTCCTTTTCCCACCGCGCGATGCGCTACTTCACCGAGTTCGCGCCCGAGCTTGAAACCTTCTACCTGTTTCGCCTGCGCGAGAAGAAATGGAACCGCAAAAACTACATGTTCTCCCGGCCCTACGGCGTGGGCCCGGCGATCAGCCACCTGCAGGCACGCCGGGAGCTGCTCGGCTACAGGGGGATGAAGACCTACACCTGGACGGTGAACAAGGCGAAGGACATGCTGTGGTGCCGCGACAACGGCGTCGACGTGATGGCCACGGACGAACCCGGACTCGCCCTTGAAACCTTCGCCAGGGCCGCACTTGCGCAGCAAAGCGTCCGGTAG
- a CDS encoding Abi family protein: MLSSITTGSPDTGTLCSVDGFVAGQARDKFVNGASIELVVSLYEFDERLRHTVFMELDRIEMAVKTMLGHELGRIDPMIHLNPEQLGPRARQHSKNGH, translated from the coding sequence TTGCTCAGCTCAATTACTACCGGCTCTCCGGATACTGGCACCCTATGCTCGGTTGACGGATTCGTCGCTGGCCAAGCGCGCGATAAATTCGTCAACGGAGCATCAATCGAGCTAGTCGTTTCACTCTATGAGTTCGATGAACGTCTGCGCCACACGGTCTTTATGGAGCTCGACCGAATCGAGATGGCGGTCAAAACCATGCTGGGCCATGAACTTGGGCGCATTGACCCTATGATCCATCTCAACCCGGAACAACTGGGGCCCCGCGCTCGTCAACACAGCAAAAACGGACACTGA
- a CDS encoding ABC transporter substrate-binding protein, with product MKLSRPIALTLATVTAAATLTACAGGSTNTAGSGESAGDETTITFWSNHPGKSRDLELELISRFEEQNPELKVELVDAGANYEELAQKFNAALAGGDLPDVIVASDVTWFNFALNGATTPLDELWDKYNIDTSTYVDTLKGDYKYKDKHYGVPYSRSTNLMYLNTDDLAAAGLPTDRGPETWEEFDEWAVKLKEETGKPALTIPDGSNYLDWYFEGMNWAHGGSYSNEWEPNFTSPETIKAGEFLQDQVRKGHIEISTDPTVAFGNGNASGLLQSTGSLGGLTESATIPFITTYLPGPGPSAATGGAGLAVPNGISDKRKENAVKFIDFITNTENTIFFSQKTGYMPVRKDALENPAERAFLDENPNAETAIKQLNENTKPQDYARVFVPGGGQRIGAALDRITVGDEDVATVFAELQKETEDVIKRDIEPKL from the coding sequence ATGAAGCTTTCCCGCCCGATTGCCCTTACCCTGGCAACCGTCACTGCTGCCGCGACCCTAACCGCCTGCGCAGGTGGATCGACCAACACCGCTGGCAGCGGCGAATCCGCCGGAGACGAAACCACCATCACTTTCTGGTCCAACCACCCAGGCAAATCACGCGACCTCGAACTGGAACTTATCAGCCGCTTCGAGGAGCAGAACCCAGAACTCAAGGTCGAACTTGTCGACGCCGGAGCCAACTACGAGGAGCTTGCCCAGAAATTCAACGCCGCACTGGCGGGCGGCGACCTCCCAGACGTCATCGTCGCCTCCGACGTCACCTGGTTCAACTTCGCCCTCAACGGAGCCACCACCCCGCTCGATGAGTTGTGGGACAAGTACAACATTGACACCTCCACCTACGTGGACACCCTCAAAGGTGACTACAAGTACAAAGACAAGCACTACGGGGTGCCCTACTCTCGCTCCACCAACCTGATGTACCTCAACACCGACGACCTGGCGGCTGCTGGCCTGCCCACCGACCGCGGCCCCGAGACGTGGGAGGAGTTCGACGAGTGGGCCGTCAAACTGAAAGAAGAAACCGGCAAGCCCGCTTTGACCATCCCGGATGGCTCCAACTACCTGGACTGGTACTTCGAGGGCATGAACTGGGCACACGGCGGCAGCTACTCCAACGAGTGGGAACCGAACTTCACCTCACCGGAAACAATCAAAGCTGGCGAGTTCCTCCAAGATCAGGTGCGCAAGGGCCACATCGAAATCTCCACGGACCCAACCGTCGCCTTCGGCAACGGCAACGCCTCCGGTTTGCTCCAATCCACCGGGTCGCTCGGTGGGCTGACTGAGTCGGCGACCATTCCGTTTATCACCACCTACCTTCCCGGCCCTGGACCTTCCGCCGCCACAGGTGGCGCGGGCCTGGCCGTGCCCAACGGCATTTCCGACAAGCGCAAGGAAAACGCGGTGAAGTTCATCGACTTCATCACCAACACCGAAAACACCATCTTCTTCTCCCAGAAGACCGGGTACATGCCGGTGCGCAAAGACGCCCTGGAAAACCCGGCCGAGCGCGCCTTCCTGGACGAAAACCCGAACGCGGAGACAGCCATCAAGCAGCTCAACGAGAACACGAAGCCGCAGGACTATGCTCGCGTGTTCGTGCCCGGTGGCGGCCAGCGAATCGGTGCTGCCCTTGACCGCATCACGGTTGGTGACGAGGACGTAGCCACCGTCTTTGCGGAGTTGCAGAAGGAAACCGAAGACGTGATCAAGCGCGACATCGAGCCGAAGCTCTAA
- a CDS encoding urocanate hydratase translates to MTKKNWSEGAREVRAPRGTEISAKSWQTEAPLRMLHNNLDPEVAEHPDTLVVYGGTGRATRSWEAFDAIIDTLKDLEADETLLVQSGKPVGVWKTNEWAPRVLIANSNLVGDWANWEHFRQLEDEGLMMYGQMTAGSWIYIATQGILQGTFETFYAVAKKRFGGTLAGTLTLTGGCGGMGGAQPLSVTLNGGACLIVDVDESRLKRRQAKRYLDKVTTDLDEAIRLVSAAKEKKEPLSVGLVGNAAEVFPEMLRRHRAGEVAVDIVTDQTSAHDPLAYLPTEISVDEWRTEASADPVTFTKKARESMAAQVQAMVEFQDEGAEVFDYGNCIRDEARKAGYTRAFEFPGFVPAYIRPLFCEGLGPFRWVALSGDPEDIKVTDQAIKEAFPDNEHLHHWLDSAAEYVEFEGLPARICWLGYGERAKAGVIFNNLVKEGKVKAPIVIGRDHLDSGSVASPYRETESMLDGTDAVADWPLLNAMTAVSGGATWVSIHHGGGVGMGRSIHTGQVTVADGTELAEAKLKAVLTNDPGMGVIRHVDAGYTRAWEVAKERGVRIPMPFKARD, encoded by the coding sequence ATGACCAAAAAGAATTGGAGCGAAGGCGCCCGCGAAGTCCGCGCACCGCGCGGCACCGAGATTTCCGCCAAGTCCTGGCAGACCGAGGCGCCGCTGCGCATGCTGCACAACAACCTTGACCCCGAGGTTGCTGAGCACCCCGACACCCTCGTGGTCTACGGCGGCACCGGCCGCGCCACCCGCAGCTGGGAGGCTTTCGACGCGATCATCGACACGCTCAAAGACCTCGAGGCCGACGAGACCCTGCTGGTCCAGTCCGGCAAGCCGGTCGGCGTGTGGAAGACCAACGAGTGGGCCCCGCGGGTGCTCATTGCCAACTCCAACCTCGTCGGCGACTGGGCCAACTGGGAGCACTTCCGCCAGCTCGAGGACGAGGGGCTGATGATGTATGGCCAGATGACGGCCGGCTCCTGGATCTACATCGCCACCCAGGGCATCTTGCAGGGCACCTTTGAAACTTTCTACGCCGTGGCAAAGAAGCGCTTCGGCGGCACGCTCGCCGGCACCCTGACTTTGACCGGCGGCTGCGGCGGCATGGGCGGCGCCCAGCCGTTGTCCGTCACCCTTAACGGCGGCGCCTGCCTGATCGTCGATGTGGACGAGTCTCGTTTGAAGCGACGCCAGGCCAAGCGCTACCTCGATAAGGTCACCACCGATTTGGACGAGGCTATCCGCTTGGTTTCCGCAGCCAAGGAGAAGAAGGAGCCGCTGTCCGTCGGCTTGGTCGGCAACGCCGCCGAGGTTTTCCCGGAGATGCTGCGCCGCCACCGCGCCGGCGAGGTCGCCGTCGACATTGTCACCGACCAGACCTCCGCCCACGACCCGCTGGCCTACCTGCCCACCGAGATTAGCGTCGACGAGTGGCGCACCGAGGCCTCCGCCGACCCGGTGACCTTTACCAAGAAAGCCCGCGAATCGATGGCCGCCCAGGTCCAGGCGATGGTCGAGTTCCAGGATGAGGGTGCCGAGGTCTTCGACTACGGCAACTGCATCCGCGACGAGGCCCGCAAAGCGGGCTACACTCGGGCCTTCGAGTTTCCGGGTTTCGTGCCCGCCTACATCCGCCCGCTGTTTTGCGAAGGTCTTGGCCCCTTCCGCTGGGTTGCGCTGTCCGGCGACCCGGAGGACATCAAGGTCACCGACCAAGCCATCAAGGAAGCCTTCCCGGACAATGAGCACCTGCACCACTGGCTCGACTCCGCCGCCGAGTACGTCGAGTTTGAGGGCCTGCCGGCGCGCATCTGTTGGCTCGGCTACGGCGAGCGCGCCAAGGCCGGCGTGATTTTCAACAACCTGGTCAAAGAAGGCAAGGTCAAGGCCCCGATTGTTATCGGCCGCGACCATCTCGACTCCGGCTCGGTCGCCTCGCCCTACCGCGAGACTGAGTCCATGCTCGACGGCACCGACGCGGTGGCGGACTGGCCGCTGCTCAACGCGATGACCGCTGTTTCCGGCGGCGCGACCTGGGTGTCGATTCACCACGGCGGCGGCGTGGGCATGGGCCGCTCCATCCACACCGGCCAGGTCACGGTCGCCGACGGCACCGAGCTAGCGGAAGCCAAACTCAAGGCCGTGCTCACCAACGACCCTGGCATGGGCGTCATCCGCCACGTCGACGCCGGATACACCCGCGCCTGGGAGGTGGCGAAGGAGCGCGGCGTGCGCATCCCCATGCCGTTTAAGGCGCGCGATTAA
- the hutI gene encoding imidazolonepropionase: MSTLLTGISELRTVSELGTIKNAALLINDGVIEWAGAAADAPTGVGDTVDLGGRAVLPGWVDSHTHMVFDGDRAAEFEARMAGESYAAGGIAVTMEATRSASVERLHRLVAERVAAGHAGGTTTFETKTGYGLNVASEAQAARVAAAHVDEVTFLGAHLVPPGADAEAYVDEVVGPMLDAVKEHVQWIDVFCERGAFTEEQSRRVLEAGKSAGLGVRVHGNQLGEGPGVRLAVEMGAASVDHVNYLSDADIELLAGSDTVATLLPACDLSTRQALAPGRKLIDAGATVAIASNLNPGTSFTSSMNFCVTTAVLQQHLTLDEAIAAATTGGAKALRRHNVGAGKDPQGRPAKGTLVPGAAADLHVLDAANAINLAYRPGMPITWQTWVAGEKVFSA; this comes from the coding sequence ATGAGCACCTTGTTGACCGGTATCTCCGAGCTGCGCACCGTCTCCGAGCTCGGCACCATCAAAAACGCCGCGCTGCTGATAAACGACGGCGTCATCGAGTGGGCAGGCGCCGCCGCCGACGCCCCGACGGGTGTGGGCGACACGGTGGACCTGGGCGGGCGCGCCGTATTGCCCGGCTGGGTCGATTCGCACACCCACATGGTTTTTGACGGCGACCGCGCCGCGGAGTTCGAGGCCCGCATGGCCGGCGAGTCCTACGCCGCCGGCGGCATCGCCGTGACTATGGAGGCGACCCGCTCGGCGTCTGTCGAGCGCCTCCACCGGCTTGTCGCGGAGCGTGTCGCCGCAGGCCACGCCGGTGGCACTACGACTTTTGAGACGAAGACCGGCTACGGCCTCAACGTTGCCTCTGAGGCGCAGGCCGCCCGCGTCGCCGCCGCCCACGTCGACGAGGTGACCTTCTTAGGCGCCCACCTCGTCCCGCCGGGCGCAGACGCCGAGGCCTACGTCGATGAGGTCGTCGGCCCGATGCTGGACGCCGTGAAGGAGCACGTGCAGTGGATCGACGTGTTCTGTGAGCGCGGCGCGTTCACCGAGGAGCAGTCGCGCCGCGTGCTGGAGGCCGGGAAGAGCGCTGGCCTGGGCGTGCGGGTGCACGGCAACCAGCTGGGCGAAGGCCCGGGCGTGCGCCTCGCGGTGGAGATGGGCGCAGCCAGCGTCGACCACGTCAACTACCTCTCCGACGCCGACATCGAGCTGCTCGCCGGCTCGGATACCGTGGCCACGCTCCTGCCGGCCTGCGATTTGTCCACCCGCCAGGCGCTCGCCCCGGGCCGTAAGCTGATCGACGCCGGCGCCACCGTCGCCATCGCCTCCAACCTCAACCCGGGCACGTCTTTCACCAGCTCGATGAACTTCTGCGTCACCACCGCGGTGCTGCAGCAGCACCTCACCCTCGACGAGGCCATCGCCGCCGCCACCACCGGCGGGGCAAAGGCTTTGCGACGCCACAACGTGGGCGCCGGTAAAGACCCGCAGGGCCGGCCTGCCAAGGGCACCCTCGTGCCCGGCGCGGCTGCCGACCTGCACGTGCTCGACGCCGCCAACGCCATCAACCTGGCCTACCGCCCCGGCATGCCCATCACGTGGCAGACCTGGGTGGCCGGCGAGAAGGTCTTCTCGGCGTAG
- a CDS encoding ABC transporter ATP-binding protein — protein MATVEFRHASRFYDNADNPAVNRICLNIADGEFLVLVGPSGCGKSTTLRMLAGLEPVDEGQVFIDGVDVSETRARERDVAMVFQSYALYPNMTARKNMAFALQNAKVDKAVIAERVAFAAKMLELEDLLEKKPAAMSGGQRQRVAMGRAIVRQPKVFLMDEPLSNLDAKLRTSTRAQILQLQRELGTTTVYVTHDQTEAMTLGDRVCVLDRGVIQQVDTPRTLYTNPGNTFVASFIGTPAITLIDALPSSAGTATLGPVEVALPANVAEDRVIMGVRPENWDIVGPGEGLPVEVSIVEHLGAEQYAYGTCAADAVNVRGERITVKVPRGVEAEAGQVLHLRPREAGALFFHPDTEINYAYL, from the coding sequence ATGGCCACCGTTGAATTCCGCCACGCCTCACGCTTCTACGACAACGCCGACAACCCGGCGGTCAACCGCATCTGCCTCAACATCGCCGACGGCGAGTTCCTGGTGCTGGTCGGCCCGTCGGGCTGCGGCAAATCCACCACGCTGCGCATGTTGGCTGGTTTGGAGCCGGTGGACGAGGGACAGGTCTTCATCGACGGCGTCGACGTCAGCGAGACGCGCGCCCGCGAGCGCGACGTGGCCATGGTGTTTCAGTCCTATGCTCTGTACCCCAACATGACGGCGCGCAAGAACATGGCGTTTGCGCTGCAAAACGCGAAGGTGGACAAGGCGGTTATCGCCGAGCGCGTCGCCTTCGCCGCCAAGATGCTGGAGCTGGAGGACCTGCTGGAAAAGAAGCCCGCCGCGATGTCGGGCGGGCAGCGCCAGCGCGTGGCCATGGGGCGCGCTATCGTGCGCCAACCGAAGGTGTTCCTCATGGACGAGCCGTTGAGTAACCTCGACGCGAAGCTGAGGACGTCGACACGCGCGCAGATCCTGCAGTTGCAGCGCGAGCTGGGCACCACCACCGTCTACGTCACCCACGACCAGACGGAGGCGATGACGCTCGGCGACCGCGTCTGTGTGCTCGACCGCGGCGTGATCCAGCAGGTGGACACCCCGCGCACGCTTTACACCAACCCCGGTAACACTTTCGTTGCGAGTTTCATCGGCACCCCCGCCATCACGCTTATCGACGCCCTCCCCAGCTCGGCCGGCACCGCCACCCTCGGCCCGGTCGAGGTGGCGCTGCCCGCCAACGTGGCCGAGGACCGGGTGATCATGGGCGTGCGGCCGGAGAACTGGGACATCGTCGGCCCAGGTGAGGGCCTGCCGGTGGAGGTCAGCATCGTCGAGCACCTGGGTGCCGAGCAGTACGCCTACGGCACCTGCGCCGCCGACGCAGTGAACGTGCGCGGTGAACGCATCACCGTGAAGGTGCCGCGCGGCGTGGAGGCCGAGGCGGGCCAGGTGCTGCACTTGCGCCCGCGTGAGGCCGGTGCGCTGTTCTTCCACCCCGACACCGAGATCAACTACGCCTACCTTTAG
- the hutH gene encoding histidine ammonia-lyase, with protein sequence MTTTYPSAVSVGIGALSIEEVVAVARHGATVEIDSAALDEVAATRRRVEELASDPTPVYGISTGFGALARRHIPEAMRAQLQLSLVRSHAAGSGPEVEEEVIRALMLLRLSTLCTGRTGVRPVVAQTYADVLNARITPVVREYGSLGCSGDLAPLAHCALAMLGEGEVRVNGGDIVASADALAAAGIQPLSLQEKEGLALINGTDGMLGQLCLAIVDLREAAKVADIATAMTVEGLLGTLTVFADDLQQLRPHPGQAVAAANIRSIAEGSEILAAAAEDFKKKQVQDAYSVRCSPQVAGGFRDTVAHAELVANRELASAVDNPVVAKDGRVASNGNFHGAPVAYVLDFLAIVVADMASISERRTDRFLDPARNRGLNAFLADDPGVDSGHMIAQYTQAGIVSELKRNANPASADSIPSSAMQEDHVSLGWSAARKLRRSVDGLQRVLGIEILTAARAIDMRELAAAPGTQAVIDVLRGVVEGPGTDRFLSPEIEHSVSLVKDGAYVKAVEKLVGNLH encoded by the coding sequence ATGACCACCACCTACCCCTCCGCAGTCTCCGTCGGTATTGGCGCGCTTAGCATCGAGGAGGTTGTCGCGGTCGCCCGCCATGGCGCAACCGTCGAGATCGACTCGGCGGCGCTCGACGAGGTCGCCGCGACCCGGCGGCGCGTCGAGGAGCTGGCGAGCGACCCGACTCCTGTTTACGGCATTTCCACGGGCTTCGGTGCGCTTGCGCGGCGTCACATTCCGGAAGCAATGCGCGCTCAGCTTCAGCTTTCCTTGGTCCGCTCCCATGCTGCTGGCTCCGGCCCGGAGGTCGAGGAGGAGGTCATCCGCGCGCTGATGCTGCTGCGTTTGTCCACGCTGTGCACGGGCCGCACCGGTGTGCGCCCGGTTGTCGCCCAGACGTATGCGGACGTGCTCAACGCCCGCATTACCCCGGTGGTACGTGAGTACGGCTCGCTGGGTTGCTCCGGCGATCTCGCGCCGCTGGCGCACTGTGCGCTGGCCATGCTCGGTGAGGGTGAGGTGCGCGTGAATGGTGGCGATATTGTCGCTTCCGCCGACGCGCTGGCCGCCGCCGGTATTCAACCGCTGTCTTTGCAGGAAAAAGAGGGCCTGGCTTTGATCAACGGCACCGACGGGATGTTGGGCCAGCTCTGTCTTGCAATTGTCGACCTGCGCGAGGCCGCGAAGGTGGCCGACATCGCCACCGCCATGACCGTGGAGGGGCTGCTAGGCACGCTGACTGTTTTCGCCGACGACCTGCAGCAGTTGCGTCCGCACCCGGGTCAGGCGGTTGCTGCAGCGAACATTCGCAGCATTGCCGAGGGCTCTGAGATCCTCGCCGCGGCCGCGGAGGATTTTAAGAAAAAACAGGTCCAAGATGCGTATTCGGTGCGCTGCTCACCGCAGGTCGCGGGAGGTTTCCGCGACACAGTTGCCCACGCCGAGCTAGTTGCGAATCGCGAGTTGGCCTCGGCGGTGGACAACCCCGTGGTGGCTAAGGATGGACGGGTTGCCTCTAACGGTAATTTCCACGGGGCGCCCGTGGCTTATGTGCTTGACTTCCTTGCCATCGTGGTGGCTGATATGGCGTCGATAAGCGAGCGTCGCACCGACCGCTTCCTGGACCCGGCGCGCAACCGAGGCCTCAACGCCTTTCTTGCCGACGACCCGGGCGTGGACTCCGGCCACATGATCGCGCAGTACACGCAGGCCGGTATCGTCAGCGAGCTGAAACGCAACGCCAACCCGGCGTCGGCGGACTCGATTCCGTCGTCGGCGATGCAGGAAGATCATGTCTCGCTCGGCTGGTCGGCAGCGCGTAAGCTGCGCCGCAGCGTCGACGGGCTGCAGCGCGTGCTGGGCATCGAGATTCTCACTGCGGCGCGCGCCATCGACATGCGTGAGCTCGCTGCGGCGCCCGGCACGCAAGCGGTGATCGATGTTTTGCGCGGTGTGGTCGAGGGCCCGGGCACGGACCGTTTTCTCTCCCCGGAGATTGAGCATTCGGTGTCGCTGGTAAAAGACGGTGCGTATGTGAAGGCCGTCGAAAAGCTTGTTGGGAATCTTCATTAA